In Paenibacillus guangzhouensis, a single window of DNA contains:
- a CDS encoding S-layer homology domain-containing protein has product MKKALLLMLTALLLSTTLGGCTQRAQEPKPVKIQQQATPHIRPLETTDNAADLTAAAEDLGRDVAASWPYVGQFWSGMSLKAMHLYITNGGRVMDVSADHTQEIPLRDIDAVMKMPSREHAGQYYPIKVNGNEGLLVRISDADLTKMKDERAIGSRQVAKTLFQRSTAMMFRVYMEEPQWKKAMALQTDRTIAYPILAKPRAYRAMMLKHLSLALMDTTGREGQLKFAKYWYNQYKEYAPEDAGAMRFADVMHGSAEYVADMADAFAAVGHDAGEEAIRTFLVKKNTPKLIPASEPLTAESDHLGRIAGRVADELHIPWKKEAAEGVPAYESLLRNVAYEWEAMPSDVTSEVEEIVRARNQELATTVDLFLNDINDKKRALLIIPGDALQQRYLVNGYYRHKDYNGQVWNQFTGQWNMDSGTLALRLKTIGLQQNTYTAIDSLKKVGIIAVIPLWDVDYTLEQGMMKMKAGLAEGAFRVDIATDQYGRRLYIADQPDPKGTSINPLRPLAEKKPIRDLEGHWAKDVIQQLVDQGIMQGYTDGTFRPDARITRAEFTKIVVDAFHLKPQAGKIFDDTKGHWAKDAIATAVGHGIAEGISDSQFAPNDPITRQEVVMILVKAAKLPKVNLPNPERRFKDIWDTAFWAQDEVFTAAAQGIIGGDASGRVRPRQLTTRAEAATMLFKTRQTKKS; this is encoded by the coding sequence ATGAAGAAGGCATTGCTCCTCATGCTTACGGCGCTTCTTCTAAGTACAACGCTGGGAGGCTGCACGCAGCGCGCCCAAGAACCGAAGCCTGTCAAAATACAACAACAAGCCACGCCGCACATCAGGCCGCTTGAGACAACGGACAATGCTGCGGATCTCACGGCGGCAGCGGAGGATCTCGGACGGGATGTGGCAGCAAGCTGGCCTTATGTAGGTCAATTTTGGAGCGGGATGAGCCTGAAGGCGATGCACTTATACATAACGAACGGCGGCCGCGTCATGGATGTGAGTGCCGACCATACACAGGAGATCCCACTCCGGGATATCGATGCAGTGATGAAAATGCCTTCGCGCGAGCATGCCGGACAATATTATCCGATCAAGGTGAATGGAAATGAAGGGTTATTGGTGCGTATTTCCGATGCGGATCTAACGAAGATGAAGGATGAGCGAGCGATCGGATCGCGACAAGTGGCGAAGACGCTCTTCCAACGCAGCACGGCAATGATGTTCCGGGTGTACATGGAGGAGCCGCAATGGAAGAAAGCGATGGCACTGCAGACGGACCGGACAATCGCTTACCCGATCCTCGCCAAGCCGCGTGCGTATCGCGCGATGATGCTGAAGCATCTCTCTCTTGCGTTGATGGATACGACAGGGAGAGAGGGACAATTGAAGTTCGCCAAGTATTGGTACAATCAATATAAGGAGTACGCGCCGGAAGACGCTGGGGCGATGCGTTTCGCGGATGTGATGCATGGCTCAGCGGAGTATGTAGCGGATATGGCCGATGCTTTTGCTGCTGTCGGGCATGATGCCGGTGAGGAAGCGATACGAACGTTTCTCGTGAAGAAGAATACGCCGAAGTTGATTCCTGCGTCGGAGCCGCTCACGGCAGAGAGCGATCACCTCGGCCGAATCGCGGGTCGCGTAGCGGATGAACTGCATATCCCGTGGAAGAAAGAAGCTGCGGAGGGCGTCCCGGCCTATGAATCACTTCTGCGGAATGTGGCCTACGAATGGGAAGCGATGCCTAGCGACGTAACATCTGAAGTGGAGGAGATTGTACGGGCGCGTAACCAGGAGCTGGCGACGACGGTAGATCTCTTCTTGAATGATATCAATGACAAGAAGCGGGCATTGCTCATCATTCCCGGCGATGCACTGCAGCAGCGCTATCTTGTAAATGGCTACTACCGGCACAAGGATTATAACGGGCAGGTGTGGAATCAATTTACAGGGCAGTGGAATATGGATTCAGGGACGCTAGCGCTGCGGCTCAAGACAATCGGACTTCAGCAGAATACGTATACGGCAATCGACTCCTTAAAGAAGGTCGGGATTATCGCAGTCATTCCGTTGTGGGACGTCGACTATACGCTGGAACAAGGGATGATGAAGATGAAGGCAGGACTCGCAGAGGGGGCTTTCCGAGTTGATATAGCAACGGATCAATATGGGCGCAGACTTTATATTGCAGATCAGCCAGATCCGAAAGGCACCTCCATCAATCCCCTTCGTCCGCTTGCAGAGAAGAAGCCGATACGCGATCTTGAAGGGCATTGGGCGAAGGACGTCATTCAGCAACTGGTGGATCAGGGCATCATGCAAGGGTATACGGACGGAACGTTCAGGCCGGATGCGCGAATTACGCGGGCCGAGTTCACCAAGATCGTCGTCGATGCGTTTCATTTGAAGCCGCAGGCCGGGAAAATATTCGATGACACCAAGGGGCATTGGGCGAAAGATGCGATTGCGACTGCTGTCGGACATGGCATTGCGGAAGGGATCAGTGATTCGCAATTCGCTCCGAACGATCCGATTACTAGGCAAGAAGTGGTGATGATTCTGGTGAAGGCAGCGAAGCTGCCAAAGGTGAACCTTCCAAATCCGGAACGGCGATTCAAGGATATATGGGATACAGCTTTCTGGGCGCAGGATGAAGTCTTCACCGCTGCGGCGCAGGGAATTATTGGCGGCGATGCCTCAGGACGTGTTCGTCCGAGACAATTAACAACGCGTGCCGAAGCAGCGACAATGCTCTTCAAAACACGACAGACGAAAAAGTCATGA
- a CDS encoding formate/nitrite transporter family protein translates to MSYYKPNEIAEVTVETGVKKANNPLPTVLTLGFLGGAFIAIGYLLYIRVIASAPPAWGSFTSFIGGSVFPIGLILVLLGGGELLTGNMMAVPLAWFKRRISAGAMIRNLILITLMNFVGAIFIAYAFGHVVGLTESGPYLESTVSIAGHKIEATFLQAFVSGIGCNWLVALAVWLSYGAKSFGGKILGIWFPTMAFVAIGFQHVVANMFVIPAAIFAGHYTWADYFTNFVPVWLGNLVGGMIFVAGFYYVAYLRREENMTSKS, encoded by the coding sequence ATGTCTTATTACAAACCGAATGAAATTGCTGAAGTGACTGTCGAGACCGGTGTGAAAAAAGCGAACAATCCGCTGCCAACCGTGTTAACGCTTGGTTTTCTCGGTGGAGCCTTTATTGCCATTGGATATTTGCTCTATATACGTGTCATAGCGAGTGCGCCTCCGGCATGGGGCAGCTTTACATCCTTTATCGGTGGCAGTGTGTTCCCTATTGGTCTGATCCTGGTGTTATTAGGGGGAGGAGAGCTGTTAACTGGGAATATGATGGCTGTACCGCTCGCATGGTTCAAACGCCGGATTTCGGCTGGGGCTATGATTCGCAATTTGATCCTGATTACGCTCATGAATTTCGTTGGGGCGATATTTATTGCTTATGCTTTTGGGCATGTAGTGGGATTAACGGAGAGCGGACCTTACTTAGAATCTACTGTCAGCATTGCAGGTCATAAAATTGAAGCGACGTTCCTCCAAGCGTTCGTCTCGGGGATCGGCTGTAACTGGCTCGTTGCGCTTGCCGTATGGTTATCTTATGGCGCGAAGAGCTTTGGCGGCAAAATATTAGGGATATGGTTCCCGACGATGGCATTCGTCGCAATTGGCTTCCAGCACGTCGTGGCCAATATGTTCGTCATTCCAGCTGCGATCTTCGCGGGGCATTACACTTGGGCGGATTATTTCACCAACTTCGTGCCGGTGTGGCTCGGCAATTTGGTGGGCGGCATGATCTTCGTCGCGGGGTTCTATTATGTGGCCTATCTACGCCGAGAAGAGAATATGACATCGAAGTCTTAA